One Bacteroidales bacterium genomic region harbors:
- a CDS encoding NADP-dependent malic enzyme — MSVFFHDPLQELEKLFPSSFTADQLAKAKTIFLKELALLAHRFFGGKIQVVPKAPVIGFNWFNVWYTPGVSAISTAIRDENDVSFELSNRGNLVAVVSDSTRVLGDGDVTPPGGLGVMEGKAFLMKYLGGVDAVALCVDSRDETGKNNPRKIIDFVKMVQHSFGAINLEDISQPNCFEVLDVLREECDIPVWHDDAQGTASVTLAGVINALKLAEKKMDEAKFVLFGAGASNTTIARLLILDGANPHHIIAFDSKGALHAGRTDIEQDKRFYRKWELCLQTNPERIDRIEDAMKGADVLISLSTPGPDTVKQDWIRLMNPKAIVFACANPVPEIYPCAAKEAGAFIVATGRGDFPNQVNNSIGFPGILKGALMVRARKITDEMAIAAAHAVAEFAEKKGIHPEYIVPTMEESEVFPYEAACVAMQAIEDGVARRKLTFEEALAWAKKDIEYAQSLTHAMMEQGYIPAPPNELVEKALQKTLAKMGYV, encoded by the coding sequence ATGTCTGTTTTTTTTCATGATCCATTACAAGAATTGGAAAAATTGTTTCCATCCAGTTTTACTGCTGATCAACTAGCTAAAGCTAAAACAATATTTCTGAAGGAGCTGGCATTGTTAGCTCATCGTTTTTTTGGGGGCAAGATACAGGTGGTTCCCAAAGCCCCTGTGATAGGTTTTAATTGGTTTAATGTGTGGTATACGCCTGGTGTTTCTGCCATTTCAACTGCCATTAGGGATGAGAACGATGTAAGTTTTGAACTTTCTAATCGCGGCAATTTGGTGGCTGTGGTTTCTGATTCGACTCGTGTGTTGGGAGATGGAGATGTGACTCCCCCAGGAGGATTGGGGGTCATGGAGGGAAAAGCCTTTTTAATGAAGTATTTAGGTGGTGTAGACGCTGTAGCTTTATGTGTGGATAGTAGAGATGAGACGGGGAAGAATAATCCTCGCAAAATCATCGACTTTGTGAAAATGGTTCAGCATAGCTTCGGAGCAATCAACCTTGAAGACATCAGTCAGCCCAATTGTTTTGAGGTTTTGGACGTGCTTCGTGAAGAATGTGATATACCCGTCTGGCACGATGATGCTCAGGGAACTGCAAGTGTTACTCTTGCTGGGGTAATTAATGCTCTTAAACTAGCCGAGAAGAAAATGGACGAAGCGAAGTTTGTGCTGTTTGGTGCTGGTGCGTCGAATACGACCATTGCCCGGTTATTGATCTTGGATGGCGCTAATCCTCATCATATTATTGCGTTTGATAGCAAGGGAGCTCTTCATGCGGGAAGAACCGACATTGAACAAGACAAGCGTTTTTACCGCAAATGGGAATTGTGCCTGCAAACAAATCCAGAGAGAATTGATCGCATAGAAGATGCCATGAAAGGTGCTGATGTTTTAATTTCTCTCTCTACTCCAGGCCCCGACACGGTAAAACAAGATTGGATCCGTCTGATGAACCCGAAAGCCATCGTGTTTGCTTGTGCTAATCCTGTTCCTGAAATATATCCTTGTGCAGCTAAAGAAGCAGGCGCATTTATTGTAGCTACGGGACGTGGTGATTTTCCTAATCAGGTGAATAACTCCATTGGTTTTCCTGGGATTCTCAAAGGAGCTCTTATGGTGAGAGCTCGAAAAATTACTGATGAAATGGCTATAGCTGCTGCTCATGCTGTGGCCGAATTTGCTGAGAAAAAAGGCATTCATCCTGAATACATTGTTCCCACTATGGAGGAGAGCGAAGTGTTTCCTTATGAAGCTGCTTGCGTGGCCATGCAAGCTATTGAGGATGGTGTTGCTAGGCGAAAACTTACTTTCGAAGAAGCTTTGGCATGGGCTAAAAAAGATATTGAATATGCCCAGTCTCTTACTCATGCCATGATGGAACAAGGTTATATACCTGCACCACCCAACGAACTGGTTGAAAAAGCTTTGCAAAAAACACTTGCTAAAATGGGATATGTTTGA
- the ruvA gene encoding Holliday junction branch migration protein RuvA, with protein MFDFLRGRVVELSPVHVVLNVNNVGFYLHITFPTYEFLRGKDEALLYVHMIFKEENVSLYAFFSREEREIFRHLISVSGVGPSIARMILSSVEQSQLIDAVMHQDSTILRKVKGVGQKIADRIVLELKDKFESLSAIQSTQRPLHNNFAREALLALMQLGYQKQQAEKAVMKAMDELKDLPSLNTELVLRQALKHI; from the coding sequence ATGTTTGATTTTCTTCGAGGTCGTGTAGTAGAACTATCACCCGTTCATGTTGTACTTAACGTGAATAATGTTGGTTTTTATTTACATATAACTTTTCCTACGTATGAATTTTTGAGAGGGAAAGATGAAGCGTTACTGTATGTCCATATGATTTTCAAAGAAGAAAATGTGAGTTTGTATGCTTTTTTTAGCCGGGAAGAACGTGAAATATTTCGTCATTTAATTAGTGTTTCTGGTGTTGGTCCTTCCATTGCACGGATGATTCTCTCTTCCGTTGAGCAGTCTCAATTGATTGATGCTGTGATGCATCAAGATTCAACTATACTAAGGAAAGTGAAAGGTGTAGGACAAAAAATTGCTGATAGGATTGTTTTAGAGCTTAAAGATAAATTTGAATCGTTGTCTGCTATTCAAAGCACTCAACGACCTTTACACAATAATTTTGCAAGGGAAGCGTTACTTGCATTGATGCAACTCGGATATCAAAAACAACAAGCTGAAAAAGCAGTCATGAAAGCTATGGATGAATTAAAAGACTTACCCTCACTTAACACAGAACTCGTTTTGCGCCAAGCACTCAAACATATCTAA